gcctcagggggaagaggagggacatggggagttccaaagctgttttgtttttgccttttgaaaaggtggtcaccctacagtgaatgggctgggctgggataggAATTAGCCATGCCTCTGTGGGGAACCTGAggtcatttcatagaatcatagaatcatagaatatcagggttggaagggaccccagaaggtcatctagtccaaccccctgctcgaagcaggaccaattcccagttaaatcatcccagccagggctttgtcaagcctgaccttaaaaacctctaaggaaggagattctaccacctccctaggtaacgcattccagtgtttcaccaccctcctagtgaaaaagtttttcctaatatccaatctaaacctcccccactgcaacttgagaccattactcctcgttctgtcatctgctaccattgagaacagtctagagccatcctctttggaaccccctttcaggtagttgaaagcagctatcaaatcccccctcattcttctcttctgcaggctaaacaatcccagttcccttagcctctcctcataactcatgtgttccagagccctaatcatttttgttgccctttgctggactctctccaatttatccacatccttcttgtagtgtggggcccaaaactggacacaggactccagatgaggcctcaccaatgtcgaatagaggggaacgatcacgtccctcgatctgcttgctatgcccctacttatacatcccaaaatgccattggccttcttggcaacaagggcacactgctgactcatatccagcttctcatccactgtcacccctaggtccttttccgcagaactgctgcctagccattcggctcctagtctgtagcggtgcattgggttcttctgtcctaagtgtaggaccctgcacttatccttattgaacctcatcagatttcttttggcccaatcctccaatttgtctaggtccttctgtatcctatccctcccctccagcgtatctaccactcctcccagtttagtatcatccgcaaatttgctgagagtgcaatccacaccatcctccagatcatttatgaagatattgaacaaaaccggccccaggaccgacccctggggcactccacttgacaccggctgccaactagacatggagccattgatcactacccgttgagcccgacaatctagccagctttctacccaccttatagtgcattcatccagcccatacttccttaacttgctgacaagaatactgtgggagaccgagtcaaaagctttgctaaagtcaagaaacaatacatccactgctttcccttcatccacagaaccagtaatctcatcataaaaggcgattagattagtcaggcatgaccttcccttggtgaatccatgctagctgttcctgatcactttcctctcatgcaagtgcttcaggattgattctttgaggacctgctccatgatttttccggggactgaggtgaggctgactggcctgtagttcccaggatcctccttcttcccttttttaaagattggcactacattagcctttttccagtcatccgggacttcccccgttcgccacgagttttcaaagataatggccaatgtctctgcaatcacagccgccaattccttcagcactctcggatgcaactcgtccggccccatggacttgtgcacgtccagcttttctaaatagtccctaaccacctctatctccacagagggctggccatctcttccccattttgtgatgcccagcgcagcagtctgggagctgaccttgttagtgaagacagaggcaaaaaaaagcaccCCTTTGCATTTCTGGGACAGCACAAacggaggggaggagggaggaatctGGGTGAGAGTGACTTGCCAGGACTCCTGTGTTTCAGAtcctccctcccacactcagCTCTGTTTTGCCTCGGTGAGGAGTGGGCTCAGCGGGTGTGTTGGGTGCAGAGCCATCAACGGGGGAGAGTCTGACTGAATGGCTTCTCCTGCGGATCCTGCATTAATCATGTCTCAGACATGACTCAGTCTTAAGCACCTGGCTGAGGacgtgggggaagggtgggtgtcCATGACCCCTGAATAGACCCTGTCCACAACGGTTGCAGCATGGCTGGGTCATGCAGCACCCTGAGTGCTCAAGAAAGGCCAGGACTATGACTACAGAACAGGTTTGCAGCTTCTTGTTTCATGGCTTGTGGATGTTTAACCAGAGATGGGACAATGTGACAGGCCAGGTATAATGGGAAACAAGATCCACACCACTTCTCTTAGTGATTGTATTTGAAGGAATTCTGAGATTGGAGCAACAACTGATATGGCCCTTTATTAGCCAAGATCCCACGGGTCCCCTGCTTCTCCACGAATATACTCACTTTGTAAATGTTGCTTCCTACCTTGGTCTCCTTCCTCCACTGCACTGTCCTCCCTCACCAGCCCCTCTCCCATTCCTTCAGGCCTTAGAACCTGTCTGAACCTCTCTGTAGAGAGTGGAGATAGCAGCTCATGTCACTATTGCAGGAGCCGGGTGATGAACTGGCCCTTCACTTGACGAACACCCTTATTATCCTTGCACGAAGGTGTTTGCTTTTCATACTGTACACGATTGGATTCATCAGTGGTGGGACCAGCAGGTAGACATAGCCCAGGAGAATCTGAAAGAAGTGAGAAGAGCTGTTCCCAAATCTGTGTATCACAGAAAGACCAATCACTGGAATGTAGAAGATCAGGACGGCGCAGACATGGGAGATGCAGGTGCTCAAGGCTCTGAGGCTCTCTGCGTGGGATGTGATGCTAAGCACTGTTTTGAGGATCATCACGTAAGATAGCAGGATGAGCAGTGAGTCCAGCCCCACTGTGGAGACTATTATGAACAAGCCATAGATACTGTTGACTGTGATGTCCGAACAAGCCAACTTCATGACCTCCTGGTGCAGGCAGTAGGAATGGGAAAGGACATTGGCTTGACAGTATCGGAACCGTTTCAGGAGAAAGGGGAGTGGGAATGCTAAGGCCACCGCTCTTAGCACAAGCACCAGTCCCATCTTGGCTATTCTCAGTGGGGTTAAGATGGAAACGTATCTCAGAGGGTCACAGATGGCGATGAAGCGGTCAAAGGCCATCGACAAGAGCACAGAGGATTCAATGAATGAAAGAgagtggatgaagaacagctgagcAAAACATGCATCAGGGCTGATTTCCCTAGAGTTAAACAAGTATATGCCCAGTATCGTCGGTATGGTGGCTATGGATAAGCCAAGGTCCGCGACggccaacatggaaaggaaaatgtacatgggctcatggagggctggatctgtttttataatgaacagaatgacCAAATTTCCTACTATGGAAATAACATACATTAAGCAGAAGGGGATAGAGATCCAGAGATGGATgtcttcctgcccaggtatcccgctgagaaggaacactgcagagctgaatttggtGTCATTGACAGCTGACATAATGTACTGGGCAGGTCCGAGGAGTATTGAGCTTTCCTTcctgaaaggaaaaacaacaggAGACTAGATTATATTGAACGAGACATCTTTCTTCTCTCAGTGCAAGTCTAAAGACTTCCAGGAGCTCAAGGAAGATCACCAAAACAtagtgtggcagagc
The nucleotide sequence above comes from Caretta caretta isolate rCarCar2 chromosome 1, rCarCar1.hap1, whole genome shotgun sequence. Encoded proteins:
- the LOC125633255 gene encoding olfactory receptor 51G2-like, whose product is MSAVNDTKFSSAVFLLSGIPGQEDIHLWISIPFCLMYVISIVGNLVILFIIKTDPALHEPMYIFLSMLAVADLGLSIATIPTILGIYLFNSREISPDACFAQLFFIHSLSFIESSVLLSMAFDRFIAICDPLRYVSILTPLRIAKMGLVLVLRAVALAFPLPFLLKRFRYCQANVLSHSYCLHQEVMKLACSDITVNSIYGLFIIVSTVGLDSLLILLSYVMILKTVLSITSHAESLRALSTCISHVCAVLIFYIPVIGLSVIHRFGNSSSHFFQILLGYVYLLVPPLMNPIVYSMKSKHLRARIIRVFVK